In Fictibacillus halophilus, a single genomic region encodes these proteins:
- a CDS encoding DUF6376 family protein, producing the protein MKKTLLAVLLSFSVLTGCSAVEDVTNGINYVPEATEYINDVQQFSKEIPSLAEKAVSDQNARVELEKALQDMNTTIEEFNELSPPSVFEDIHNQVMEQNQTFQEGIDKYLTAVENGELTPDILEKSGLLDDVKVYTDLLNDIKQLGQ; encoded by the coding sequence ATGAAAAAAACATTACTGGCTGTTCTTTTATCGTTCAGTGTCCTTACAGGGTGTTCAGCAGTTGAAGACGTAACGAACGGTATTAATTATGTACCAGAAGCAACTGAATACATTAACGATGTACAACAATTTTCAAAAGAAATCCCTTCGTTAGCGGAGAAAGCTGTCTCCGATCAGAATGCACGTGTTGAGCTAGAGAAGGCACTCCAAGATATGAATACAACTATTGAAGAGTTTAATGAACTATCACCACCATCTGTTTTCGAAGATATTCATAATCAGGTGATGGAACAGAATCAAACGTTCCAAGAGGGAATAGATAAATATTTAACTGCGGTAGAGAACGGAGAACTAACTCCTGATATTTTGGAGAAGAGTGGTTTGTTAGATGATGTCAAAGTATACACGGACTTATTGAACGATATTAAGCAATTAGGCCAGTAA
- a CDS encoding branched-chain amino acid ABC transporter substrate-binding protein, with protein MGIKRGLKVLAVSALSLGLLAGCNSSGGSEGSNGGGGSGKVIKIATQTPLSGGSATLGESIKLGAQLALEENKKKFEDLGYKLQLQPYDDQADPKKGVANAQLIGSDKSILGVVGHLNSGVSIPSSEVYEKYKVPMVSPANTATEVTDRGLKTVNRIVARDDFQGPAGADFAINKLGAKKIFVIQDKTAYGTGLADAFKKAAEDAGAEILGYEGITVGEKDFNGVLTQVLSKKPDLVFFGGLYTEGGQLIRQARDKGIKIPFMGGDGMDSSTLVEIAGDAVTDVYYTSVAADASKTTEGKDFSSKYKEKFNKNVESYSAYGYDSMSVLLKGLEAAIEGSDGDLPAREKVAEEIRKIQDFQGVVTKVGFDDIGDNKFAKVYIYKFSEAKYPGVQEGEISK; from the coding sequence GTGGGGATTAAGAGAGGGTTAAAAGTATTAGCGGTTTCTGCATTATCACTAGGACTTTTGGCAGGTTGTAATTCTTCTGGCGGTTCAGAAGGAAGCAATGGAGGGGGCGGAAGCGGAAAAGTAATCAAGATCGCAACGCAAACTCCTTTATCTGGCGGTAGTGCAACACTTGGGGAATCTATTAAGCTTGGTGCACAACTGGCACTAGAAGAAAACAAGAAGAAGTTTGAAGACTTAGGGTACAAGCTTCAGCTTCAGCCGTATGATGATCAGGCCGATCCTAAAAAAGGTGTAGCAAACGCACAGCTAATTGGTTCAGATAAATCAATCCTTGGGGTTGTGGGTCACTTGAATTCAGGCGTATCCATCCCATCATCTGAAGTTTATGAAAAGTATAAAGTGCCAATGGTATCTCCAGCTAATACTGCCACAGAGGTAACGGACCGTGGACTTAAAACAGTTAACCGTATCGTAGCACGTGACGATTTCCAAGGTCCTGCAGGGGCAGATTTTGCGATCAATAAATTAGGAGCGAAGAAAATCTTCGTTATCCAAGACAAGACAGCGTACGGAACAGGTCTTGCTGATGCATTTAAGAAAGCAGCTGAAGATGCTGGAGCTGAAATACTTGGATATGAAGGGATTACCGTTGGTGAGAAAGACTTTAACGGTGTACTTACACAAGTATTATCAAAGAAACCTGATTTAGTGTTCTTCGGTGGATTGTACACAGAAGGCGGTCAATTAATCAGACAAGCTCGTGACAAAGGGATTAAGATTCCGTTCATGGGCGGAGATGGAATGGACTCATCTACTTTAGTTGAAATCGCAGGCGATGCTGTAACAGACGTTTATTATACTTCGGTAGCAGCTGATGCGAGTAAAACAACAGAAGGCAAAGATTTCTCTTCTAAATACAAAGAGAAGTTCAACAAGAACGTAGAGTCTTATTCGGCTTATGGCTATGATTCTATGAGCGTCCTATTAAAAGGACTTGAGGCAGCGATCGAAGGAAGTGACGGAGACCTCCCGGCACGTGAAAAAGTAGCAGAAGAAATCCGCAAGATTCAAGATTTCCAAGGTGTTGTTACGAAGGTCGGTTTTGATGATATCGGTGACAACAAGTTTGCTAAAGTATACATCTACAAGTTCAGTGAAGCTAAATATCCAGGCGTTCAAGAAGGCGAAATCAGTAAGTAA
- a CDS encoding low molecular weight protein-tyrosine-phosphatase gives MIKVLFVCLGNICRSPMAEAIFRDLVNREGLSEKISIDSAGTGNWHVGEPPHEGTRNILKENQISYEGQKARQVKTKDLTDYDYIIGMDAENIGNMHRMAGQTKTGMIARLMDFVPEDENEDVPDPYFTGNFQEVYDLVTTGCERLLIEIKNRESF, from the coding sequence ATGATTAAAGTACTCTTTGTATGCTTAGGAAACATATGTCGATCTCCTATGGCTGAGGCTATTTTTCGAGATCTTGTAAATCGAGAAGGTTTATCAGAAAAAATTTCTATTGATTCTGCTGGAACAGGAAATTGGCATGTAGGAGAACCGCCTCATGAGGGAACAAGGAATATCTTGAAAGAAAACCAAATTTCCTATGAAGGTCAGAAGGCGCGCCAAGTTAAGACAAAAGATTTAACAGACTACGATTATATCATTGGGATGGATGCTGAGAATATTGGTAACATGCATAGAATGGCAGGGCAAACGAAAACAGGTATGATTGCAAGGTTAATGGATTTTGTACCTGAAGATGAGAATGAGGATGTTCCGGATCCGTATTTTACAGGTAATTTTCAAGAAGTATATGATCTTGTAACAACTGGCTGTGAGAGGCTTTTAATCGAAATTAAAAATAGAGAATCGTTTTAA
- a CDS encoding secondary thiamine-phosphate synthase enzyme YjbQ has protein sequence MAQVFTIQTHQRDEMYEITSTLEAYLEEQRVNDGVMYIYCPHTTAGITINENADPDVVHDMLMRLDEVYPWEHPKYRHAEGNSASHLKASTVGSSQVVFIQNGKLLLGTWQGVYFCEFDGPRTRKYHVKILNK, from the coding sequence TTGGCACAAGTATTTACGATACAAACGCATCAAAGAGATGAGATGTATGAGATTACAAGTACACTGGAGGCTTATCTAGAAGAGCAGCGTGTGAACGATGGGGTCATGTACATATACTGTCCGCACACGACAGCAGGAATTACGATTAATGAAAATGCAGATCCGGATGTTGTCCATGATATGCTCATGCGATTGGACGAGGTATATCCATGGGAACACCCGAAGTATCGCCATGCTGAAGGTAACTCCGCTTCACACCTTAAAGCAAGTACAGTCGGTTCATCTCAAGTTGTATTTATTCAAAACGGCAAGCTTTTGTTAGGAACTTGGCAAGGTGTTTACTTTTGCGAGTTTGATGGTCCACGAACACGAAAGTACCATGTGAAAATTTTAAATAAATGA
- a CDS encoding ABC transporter ATP-binding protein, with product MSILQLKDINTYYGGIHALKGISISVEKGEIVTLIGSNGAGKSTTLKTISGQVLPKTGSVIYEGKDISKQPAHITAQTGIAHVPEGRRIFPRLTVKENLEMGAFIVKDKKVIKERMEQVFDYFPRLRERLTQKGGTMSGGEQQMLAMGRALMSKPSLLLLDEPSMGLAPVIVEQIFDIISDLNKEGMTILLVEQNAFQALQIANRGYVLQTGEIVMAGQGNELITNESVREAYLA from the coding sequence ATGAGTATTCTACAATTAAAAGATATAAACACATATTACGGTGGTATTCATGCGCTAAAAGGTATTAGCATTTCTGTAGAAAAAGGGGAAATCGTTACATTAATCGGATCGAACGGTGCAGGAAAATCCACGACTTTAAAAACAATCAGCGGACAGGTTCTGCCGAAAACAGGTTCTGTTATCTATGAAGGAAAAGATATCTCTAAACAACCTGCCCACATTACCGCTCAAACGGGTATTGCGCACGTTCCTGAAGGAAGAAGGATCTTTCCAAGACTGACGGTAAAAGAGAACTTAGAGATGGGTGCTTTTATCGTAAAAGATAAAAAGGTCATCAAAGAGCGGATGGAACAGGTCTTCGATTATTTTCCAAGGTTGAGAGAACGCCTAACCCAAAAAGGGGGTACAATGAGCGGCGGTGAGCAGCAGATGCTTGCCATGGGTCGTGCATTGATGTCAAAGCCAAGTCTCTTGTTGCTTGATGAACCTTCAATGGGATTAGCTCCTGTTATTGTAGAACAAATTTTTGATATTATCAGTGATCTCAATAAAGAAGGAATGACGATTCTTCTAGTTGAACAGAATGCGTTTCAAGCTCTGCAAATCGCGAATCGAGGGTATGTGCTGCAGACTGGAGAGATCGTGATGGCTGGTCAAGGGAATGAGCTCATTACAAATGAGTCCGTTCGAGAGGCTTATCTGGCTTAA
- a CDS encoding ABC transporter ATP-binding protein encodes MSILTVSNLTKQFGGLVAVNSVDMTVEKGSITAVIGPNGAGKTTFFNLITGVYQPDNGNVQLGSTSLVGLKPHEISRHGIARTFQNIRLFSNITVLENVMVGLHKQLKAGIVGTLFQTKKVREEEQRAKEEAYHWLEYVGLAKHLNEDAQNLSYGAQRRLEIARALATKPKLLLLDEPAAGMNPRETRELTEFIHRMREDLDVTIVLIEHDMKLVMQISEQIFVLDHGEKIAEGKPAEIRNNVKVIEAYLGKSAVTPA; translated from the coding sequence ATGTCGATATTAACGGTTAGTAATCTTACAAAACAGTTTGGCGGACTGGTTGCCGTAAATTCAGTAGATATGACGGTTGAAAAAGGTTCGATAACAGCTGTAATCGGACCGAACGGAGCAGGGAAAACTACCTTTTTCAACTTAATCACAGGAGTATATCAGCCAGACAATGGGAATGTACAACTCGGATCAACTTCTTTAGTCGGGTTAAAGCCACATGAGATCTCCCGGCACGGAATTGCTCGTACGTTCCAGAATATACGTCTTTTTTCAAACATTACTGTTCTCGAAAATGTGATGGTAGGTTTGCATAAACAGTTGAAAGCTGGGATTGTTGGTACCCTGTTTCAAACAAAAAAGGTAAGAGAAGAAGAACAGAGGGCAAAAGAAGAAGCGTACCATTGGCTTGAATATGTTGGCCTCGCTAAGCATTTGAACGAAGATGCTCAAAATCTATCCTATGGAGCTCAACGTAGGCTTGAGATTGCCCGTGCACTGGCTACGAAACCAAAACTTTTGCTTTTAGATGAACCAGCGGCAGGCATGAATCCGAGAGAAACGCGTGAGTTAACAGAGTTCATCCATCGAATGAGAGAGGATCTGGATGTAACGATTGTTTTGATCGAACATGATATGAAGCTAGTGATGCAGATATCTGAACAGATCTTTGTTTTGGATCATGGTGAAAAGATCGCTGAAGGAAAGCCCGCTGAAATCCGTAATAATGTAAAGGTGATTGAAGCTTATCTTGGAAAAAGTGCCGTAACACCAGCGTAA
- a CDS encoding Bax inhibitor-1/YccA family protein — translation MRSANPALKGSTFDKFRGTSFSKKMTLSGTVNKTFILLLILMASAIFTWYQYNLGNPVGHFIVIGLIGGLVTALIVAFVPKTAPLLAPVYAALEGLAVGGISANFEAQFNGITLQAVALTFGTLFALLLAYMFRIIKVTQNFRLIVFSATMGIMLVYLTSFILGFFGMSVPYLHSTGPIGIGISLFIVVIAALNLVLDFDFIEYGADRGAPKYMEWYGAFGLMVTLVWLYFEILHLLAKLRRN, via the coding sequence ATGAGAAGTGCGAATCCTGCTTTAAAAGGCTCCACTTTTGATAAGTTCAGAGGGACGTCTTTTAGCAAGAAAATGACTTTATCAGGTACAGTAAACAAAACGTTTATTCTGCTTCTTATCTTGATGGCATCTGCTATATTTACATGGTATCAATACAATCTAGGTAACCCTGTTGGTCATTTTATTGTGATCGGTTTGATTGGAGGTCTTGTGACAGCATTAATCGTTGCATTTGTGCCTAAGACAGCACCATTACTTGCACCGGTATATGCCGCACTAGAAGGACTTGCTGTTGGGGGAATATCCGCTAATTTTGAAGCTCAATTTAATGGCATTACATTGCAAGCTGTCGCTTTAACTTTTGGAACGTTGTTCGCCTTATTGCTCGCTTATATGTTCAGGATCATTAAAGTGACTCAGAATTTCCGATTGATTGTTTTCTCAGCGACTATGGGAATCATGCTTGTTTATCTCACTAGCTTTATCTTAGGTTTTTTCGGTATGAGCGTACCTTACTTACACAGCACAGGTCCGATCGGGATCGGAATTTCACTGTTTATCGTTGTGATCGCTGCACTAAATTTAGTTTTAGATTTTGATTTTATTGAATATGGAGCAGATCGCGGAGCTCCTAAATATATGGAATGGTACGGTGCTTTTGGACTCATGGTCACGTTGGTCTGGTTGTACTTTGAAATATTGCATCTGCTTGCAAAATTACGAAGAAACTAA
- a CDS encoding branched-chain amino acid ABC transporter permease — protein MLADILQSLPQVLVDGIALGAIYAVIALGYTMVYGILELINFAHGEIFMTGAFIGVAMLILMTGMGWLAAMPAILALILVLVVTSILTGFMGVGIERMAYRPLRNSPKLITLISAIGVSFLLQDLVRFITEYKRGNYILTGPSMFNEQFSIKFSSISSSFSDAFFKTSTLILIIAVVIMMIGLDFFVNKTKWGMAMRAVAQDRETASLMSINVNKVISLTFFIGSALGGATGVLFAVQYGTIDPYIGFILGLKAFTAAVLGGIGNIRGAMAGGLMLGILEMFAAANLQLLTGGIFGAEYKDVFAFAILIVVLIFKPEGLFGKAVTEKV, from the coding sequence ATGTTAGCTGACATTTTACAAAGTCTGCCTCAAGTACTCGTAGATGGAATTGCTCTTGGTGCGATATACGCAGTTATTGCACTTGGTTATACGATGGTTTATGGAATATTAGAGCTCATTAATTTCGCCCACGGTGAAATTTTTATGACAGGTGCTTTTATCGGAGTTGCGATGCTGATTCTCATGACAGGCATGGGTTGGTTAGCAGCGATGCCTGCCATTCTAGCTTTAATTCTTGTGTTGGTGGTTACGTCGATCCTAACCGGTTTCATGGGTGTTGGAATAGAGCGGATGGCATACAGACCGCTCCGGAATTCACCAAAACTGATCACGTTGATCTCAGCGATCGGTGTATCGTTTTTGCTGCAGGATCTTGTTCGTTTTATTACAGAATACAAAAGAGGAAATTATATATTAACTGGTCCATCCATGTTTAATGAGCAATTTTCAATTAAATTTTCTAGCATTTCCTCTTCGTTTAGTGATGCGTTCTTTAAAACATCTACTTTGATTCTAATCATTGCAGTAGTGATCATGATGATCGGACTGGACTTTTTCGTAAATAAAACGAAGTGGGGCATGGCGATGAGAGCAGTCGCTCAAGATCGTGAAACGGCTTCACTAATGTCTATCAATGTGAACAAAGTAATTTCGTTAACGTTTTTCATCGGGTCGGCATTAGGTGGAGCAACGGGTGTCCTGTTTGCTGTTCAATACGGAACGATCGATCCGTATATTGGTTTTATCCTAGGATTAAAAGCATTTACGGCTGCAGTCCTTGGAGGCATCGGTAATATTCGTGGTGCTATGGCTGGAGGATTGATGTTAGGGATTCTAGAAATGTTTGCAGCTGCCAACTTGCAACTATTAACGGGTGGTATCTTTGGCGCAGAGTATAAAGATGTATTCGCGTTCGCCATTCTAATCGTCGTTTTAATTTTCAAACCAGAAGGACTGTTTGGTAAAGCAGTTACTGAGAAAGTGTAG
- a CDS encoding GNAT family N-acetyltransferase, with amino-acid sequence MGEIRQLTSEQEVRDAFPVMSQLRTHLSEDLFYELFLQMEKEGYTLFANIHEGKIVALAGFAMLTNLYDGKHIYLYDLITDSNERSKGFGEELLAFLESFALQNNCNCVALSSNVNRLDAHRFYTEKMNYEMPSYVFKKRF; translated from the coding sequence ATGGGTGAAATTCGTCAATTAACATCAGAACAAGAAGTGCGTGATGCTTTTCCTGTTATGAGTCAACTTCGTACACATCTTTCAGAAGACCTTTTCTATGAACTTTTTTTACAGATGGAGAAGGAAGGATATACGTTATTTGCCAATATACATGAAGGGAAAATCGTTGCTTTGGCGGGGTTTGCGATGCTGACCAATCTTTATGATGGTAAACATATTTATTTGTATGATTTAATCACTGATTCCAACGAACGATCAAAAGGGTTTGGTGAGGAACTTCTTGCATTTTTGGAGTCTTTTGCACTTCAGAATAACTGTAATTGTGTTGCACTAAGTTCAAATGTGAACCGTTTAGACGCTCACCGATTTTATACAGAAAAGATGAATTACGAGATGCCGAGTTATGTGTTTAAAAAAAGATTTTAG
- a CDS encoding GlsB/YeaQ/YmgE family stress response membrane protein — MSLLWALIIGGIIGWLAGLLTGRDVPGGIIGNIIAGFVGAWLGGLLLGDWGPMVAGFAIVPAIIGAVVVVLIVSFIMRSMRSRA; from the coding sequence ATGAGTTTATTATGGGCACTTATAATTGGAGGAATCATCGGTTGGTTAGCAGGTCTTTTAACAGGACGTGACGTACCAGGCGGAATCATCGGTAACATCATCGCAGGTTTTGTTGGTGCATGGTTAGGTGGATTATTATTAGGTGATTGGGGACCAATGGTAGCAGGATTTGCAATCGTTCCAGCTATTATCGGTGCAGTTGTAGTAGTACTTATCGTAAGCTTTATCATGCGCAGCATGCGTAGCCGTGCTTAA
- a CDS encoding SDR family oxidoreductase, with protein sequence MKIFLTGATGFLGGRLIQNLAREGHTLYVLARNLQKAEQLLHKTADLNGVIHIIQGDITAPHLGMTKEAEQELSDKIDVFYHMAALVKFDLDLKDELFQINYTGTQHALHAAKKMGVSHFYYVSTAYTLGKGEFAKEELHSVNNVFNNPYEESKCKAEHLCMEFTDSFNVSILRPAIIIGDSKTGEADSKFTLYGLLRSLEVFKRRFQRKGMGDRVFHLLCEEGSTQNLVPVDYVADVLSGVLQKGRETKIYHITNNNPPLSADVFQVMREKAGLELFKLAPYDYEPSLNEEEQLLNSVIDVYKNYLNRNITFDDSNTQQMLKEIEAAPLHMDMPMIKRIIEGYQNASVQK encoded by the coding sequence ATGAAAATATTTTTAACCGGAGCAACTGGTTTTCTAGGTGGTCGCTTAATTCAAAACTTGGCGCGTGAAGGTCATACACTTTATGTGTTAGCGCGAAACTTACAAAAAGCGGAACAGCTTCTTCACAAGACAGCTGATTTGAATGGCGTTATTCATATTATTCAAGGGGATATTACCGCTCCTCACTTAGGAATGACGAAGGAAGCGGAGCAAGAGCTTTCAGATAAAATTGATGTATTTTATCACATGGCTGCCCTTGTTAAATTTGACTTGGACCTTAAAGACGAACTTTTTCAAATAAATTATACAGGTACACAACATGCACTTCATGCTGCAAAGAAAATGGGTGTATCGCATTTTTATTATGTAAGCACAGCCTATACTCTTGGCAAAGGCGAATTTGCTAAAGAAGAATTACACAGTGTGAACAATGTCTTTAACAATCCATATGAAGAAAGTAAGTGTAAAGCAGAGCACTTATGTATGGAGTTTACAGATAGTTTTAACGTAAGTATTTTAAGACCGGCAATCATTATTGGCGACTCTAAAACAGGGGAAGCAGATTCAAAGTTTACGCTGTATGGATTACTCCGAAGCCTTGAAGTTTTTAAGAGAAGATTCCAGAGAAAAGGAATGGGAGATCGCGTATTCCACTTATTGTGTGAAGAAGGCAGTACACAGAATCTTGTTCCTGTTGATTATGTAGCAGATGTTTTATCTGGTGTTCTACAAAAGGGAAGAGAAACGAAGATCTATCATATTACAAATAACAATCCACCTCTTAGTGCAGATGTTTTTCAAGTAATGAGGGAAAAAGCTGGACTTGAACTGTTTAAGCTTGCTCCGTATGATTACGAGCCGTCTCTAAATGAAGAAGAACAGCTTCTCAACAGCGTGATTGATGTTTATAAAAATTACTTGAACAGAAACATCACGTTCGATGACAGCAACACTCAACAAATGCTCAAAGAAATAGAAGCAGCACCCCTTCACATGGATATGCCTATGATCAAACGGATCATTGAAGGTTATCAGAATGCTTCTGTTCAAAAATAA
- the rsgA gene encoding ribosome small subunit-dependent GTPase A yields the protein MNLKSLGWNQTFEESFKSYENQDLVPGRISVEHKGLYSVLTEHGELLGEITGKIRFHATGRHDFPAVGDWVAVQAIPQEGKAYVHGILPRKSKFSRKAAGLTTDEQIVATNVDTVFLVNALNQDFNLRRLERYLLMAWESGATPVIVLSKADLCDDVQKFIDEVETIAFGVPTFAVSAETGSGLEDLAAYISEGETVALLGSSGVGKSTLANKLFGSEVLKTNVIREEDGKGKHTTTHRELLVLESGGILIDTPGMRELQLWEGDSSLGQSFQDVEGYAELCRFRDCTHQNEPGCKVQEAIETGELKEDRYNSYVKLQRELAYFARKEDQKLANAERAKWKKIAGDRTRVHRK from the coding sequence TTGAATTTAAAATCACTAGGTTGGAATCAAACATTTGAAGAATCGTTTAAATCATATGAAAATCAAGATCTTGTTCCAGGAAGAATTAGCGTAGAGCATAAGGGACTCTATAGTGTTCTGACGGAGCATGGTGAATTATTAGGGGAAATCACAGGGAAGATTCGCTTTCATGCAACAGGACGTCATGATTTCCCAGCAGTTGGAGATTGGGTCGCTGTTCAGGCTATTCCGCAAGAGGGAAAAGCTTACGTCCACGGAATACTGCCGCGCAAAAGTAAGTTTTCTCGAAAAGCAGCCGGCTTAACAACGGATGAACAAATTGTTGCGACAAATGTAGATACGGTCTTTTTAGTCAATGCTCTAAATCAAGACTTTAACCTTCGCAGACTTGAGCGCTATTTGTTAATGGCTTGGGAAAGCGGAGCGACTCCAGTTATTGTTTTAAGCAAGGCTGATCTTTGTGACGATGTTCAAAAGTTTATAGATGAAGTGGAAACCATCGCGTTTGGAGTTCCTACTTTTGCAGTTAGTGCAGAAACAGGCTCGGGTCTTGAAGATCTAGCTGCCTATATTTCAGAAGGTGAAACCGTTGCTCTATTAGGTTCCTCTGGTGTTGGAAAATCAACACTGGCAAACAAGCTTTTCGGGTCAGAGGTATTGAAAACAAACGTTATTCGTGAAGAAGACGGAAAAGGAAAGCATACGACCACTCATCGTGAGCTGCTTGTTCTGGAAAGTGGTGGGATCTTAATCGATACTCCAGGAATGAGAGAGCTTCAATTGTGGGAAGGCGACAGCAGCTTAGGTCAAAGTTTTCAAGATGTTGAAGGGTATGCGGAACTATGCCGTTTTCGCGATTGTACGCATCAAAACGAACCAGGGTGCAAGGTGCAGGAAGCGATTGAAACAGGTGAGTTAAAGGAAGATCGCTATAACAGTTATGTAAAACTTCAGCGTGAATTAGCTTACTTCGCACGTAAGGAAGATCAAAAGCTAGCGAATGCAGAAAGAGCAAAATGGAAAAAGATCGCTGGTGACCGCACACGCGTTCATCGTAAATAA
- a CDS encoding redoxin domain-containing protein, with the protein MLQKGDFAPDFTLPSTLKKDISLSDFKGKKNVLVAFYPLDFTPGUIKEITSWKEDYKRFEDANTEVLAISVDHIYSHNVFAAALGTLPYPLLADWHKKVTQKFGVLNEKDGTAIRSCFVIDQEGIVQFSNHTFDANEKLQYEEVFKACESCGKGE; encoded by the coding sequence TTGCTACAAAAAGGTGATTTTGCACCCGATTTTACGTTACCGTCTACATTAAAAAAAGATATTTCGCTATCAGACTTTAAAGGGAAAAAGAATGTCCTTGTGGCTTTTTATCCGCTAGATTTTACACCTGGTTGAATTAAGGAAATAACCTCTTGGAAAGAGGATTATAAACGCTTTGAAGATGCAAATACAGAAGTACTTGCGATCAGTGTTGATCACATTTACTCACACAATGTATTTGCAGCTGCTTTAGGAACTTTGCCATATCCGCTTCTAGCTGATTGGCATAAAAAAGTAACGCAGAAGTTTGGTGTTCTTAACGAAAAGGATGGAACTGCCATTCGATCCTGTTTTGTTATCGATCAAGAAGGAATTGTCCAATTCAGCAATCATACGTTTGATGCGAATGAAAAGCTTCAGTATGAAGAAGTATTTAAAGCTTGTGAATCATGTGGAAAAGGAGAGTAA
- a CDS encoding branched-chain amino acid ABC transporter permease, with protein MNKLTSKLKGNKLAQIILLVLYVLVTSLSLYLAQASVTAFLLLLFSLLLLYYTELPDRLKWLIAGVVLIGVIPFVSSTGPGYQSYMEVATVVGIYVAMALGLNIVVGLAGLLDLGFVAFFAIGAYTYGIFATGQAANFMPFGTFPLSGESFWIFILIGCFVAALFGVLLGIPVLRVKGDYLAIVTLGFGEIIRIVFNNLDKPVNITNGAMGLASVKPPEIFGYQFVYPNQFYFIVLAILFLVILAVRRFEFSKIGRSWKAVRENEIAAQSMGIHLVRTKLLAFAIGASFSGMMGVVFAAKQTFVDPTSFTLLESITILVMVILGGMGSVPGVILGAAVITILNLQVLTEVTNYLNQLSLDGVISFPEALAPAKMQRFIFGAILIIFAIYRPQGLIPSKNPVFDEESLKEGSKKHRKEQITVEPDKGFQA; from the coding sequence ATGAATAAGCTGACAAGTAAATTAAAAGGCAACAAGCTGGCACAAATTATTCTGCTCGTCCTTTATGTACTGGTTACCTCCTTGAGCCTATATCTTGCCCAAGCATCTGTAACAGCTTTTCTGTTGCTGTTGTTCTCATTATTGCTTCTGTATTATACAGAATTGCCAGACCGTCTAAAATGGTTGATCGCAGGTGTCGTACTCATCGGAGTAATACCTTTTGTATCGAGCACTGGACCAGGTTATCAATCTTATATGGAAGTCGCTACGGTTGTCGGAATTTATGTAGCGATGGCATTGGGACTTAATATTGTAGTTGGTTTAGCAGGTTTACTGGATCTCGGGTTCGTAGCTTTCTTTGCAATCGGGGCATATACGTATGGAATCTTTGCAACAGGACAAGCTGCTAACTTTATGCCGTTCGGAACGTTCCCTTTATCCGGTGAAAGCTTTTGGATCTTTATTTTAATCGGATGCTTTGTAGCGGCACTATTCGGTGTCTTATTAGGAATTCCTGTACTTCGTGTAAAAGGAGACTACTTAGCGATCGTTACGCTTGGTTTCGGTGAGATCATTAGAATTGTGTTCAATAACCTGGATAAGCCTGTGAATATCACGAATGGAGCAATGGGCCTAGCGTCTGTTAAACCTCCAGAGATCTTCGGGTATCAGTTTGTATATCCAAACCAATTCTACTTTATTGTTCTTGCTATCTTGTTTCTTGTCATTCTAGCTGTTAGAAGATTTGAGTTCTCAAAAATCGGCCGGTCTTGGAAAGCGGTTAGAGAAAACGAGATCGCTGCACAATCGATGGGTATCCACCTTGTGCGTACGAAGCTTTTAGCATTTGCAATCGGGGCTTCTTTTTCAGGAATGATGGGGGTTGTCTTTGCAGCGAAACAAACATTCGTTGATCCGACGAGTTTCACATTGCTAGAGTCCATCACAATCCTAGTAATGGTTATCTTAGGAGGTATGGGCAGTGTTCCAGGTGTAATTCTTGGTGCAGCCGTGATCACAATATTAAACCTACAGGTACTTACAGAGGTAACGAATTACTTAAATCAATTGAGTCTTGATGGTGTGATCAGTTTTCCAGAAGCACTCGCTCCAGCAAAAATGCAACGTTTTATCTTTGGAGCGATATTAATCATATTTGCCATCTATCGCCCTCAAGGGTTAATACCATCTAAAAATCCTGTGTTTGATGAAGAATCTCTTAAAGAGGGGTCTAAAAAGCACAGAAAAGAACAGATTACGGTTGAACCTGACAAAGGGTTTCAGGCATAG